The genomic window CGTAATTGTAATCGGCGCCCAATGGGGCGACGAAGGAAAAGGGAAAATCACCGATTTATTGAGTCGTTCAGCAGACGTGGTGGTACGACCCCAAGGAGGGGTTAATGCAGGCCATACCATCGTTGTGCAAGGACAAACCTTTAAATTACACCTGATCCCATCAGGCATTTTATATCCTGAGACAGAATGTATTATTGGTTCGGGAACCGTTATTGATCCCAAAGTGTTACTCGAAGAATTGGGACAACTTAAAAGCCTCAATGTGGCAACGGATAACCTTTTTATCTCCCAAACTGCCCACATCACCATGCCCTATCATCGTTTGTTCGATCAAGCCTCAGAACAAAGACGGGGGGAAAAGAAAATTGGCACAACAGGCCGAGGGATTGGCCCAACTTATGCCGATAAATCAGAAAGAACCGGCATTCGGGTAGTAGATTTAATGAACCCCGATGAACTCCAAGAAAAATTAGAATGGACAATTAATTATAAAAACGTTATTTTAGAAAAGCTTTATAACTTAGATCCGTTAGATCCTAAAGTTGTTATTGAAGAATATATTAATTATGCCGATCAACTCAGACCCTATGTAATTGATAGTTCTCTAAAAATTTATGAGGCGATTCAAGAACGGAAAAATATTCTCTTTGAAGGGGCCCAAGGTACTCTATTAGACTTAGATCACGGGACTTATCCCTATGTTACCTCCTCTAATCCTATTGCAGGAGGGGCTTGTGTGGGGTCTGGTATTGGTCCAACGGTGATTGATCGCGTCATTGGAGTGGCCAAAGCTTACACCACCCGTGTTGGAGAAGGCCCTTTTCCCACGGAACTACACGGAGACATTGGGCAACAATTGTGCGATCGCGGGGCAGAATTTGGGACTACCACAGGCCGTCGTCGTCGCTGCGGTTGGTTTGATGCAGTGATCGGTCGCTATGCGGTACGAGTCAACGGTTTAGACTG from Crocosphaera subtropica ATCC 51142 includes these protein-coding regions:
- a CDS encoding adenylosuccinate synthase, with the translated sequence MANVIVIGAQWGDEGKGKITDLLSRSADVVVRPQGGVNAGHTIVVQGQTFKLHLIPSGILYPETECIIGSGTVIDPKVLLEELGQLKSLNVATDNLFISQTAHITMPYHRLFDQASEQRRGEKKIGTTGRGIGPTYADKSERTGIRVVDLMNPDELQEKLEWTINYKNVILEKLYNLDPLDPKVVIEEYINYADQLRPYVIDSSLKIYEAIQERKNILFEGAQGTLLDLDHGTYPYVTSSNPIAGGACVGSGIGPTVIDRVIGVAKAYTTRVGEGPFPTELHGDIGQQLCDRGAEFGTTTGRRRRCGWFDAVIGRYAVRVNGLDCLAITKLDVLDELAEIKVCTAYELDGQTCHHFPSNASEFARCTPIYETLPGWQQSTENCRSLEDLPKEALDYLKFLAELMEVSIAIVSLGASRDQTIIVEDPIHGPKRALLDENGDPVTTHE